DNA sequence from the Candidatus Buchananbacteria bacterium genome:
ACCTTGGTCGGCCCAACACTGGCAGTAACCGGCTGGCCCTCTTCTCGGTAGACGACCGGCTTGCTGGTGTGAGCGCCGATGATGTCGGCGCGGACTGTGGCCCCGTGTGTGACGCCTGCTTCTTCCATGCGGTCACGCAACACGTGGGGCTGCTGGTATCGGCTTGCTCGTGCCATAAACTGGTTTCCTCCTTTTCCAGTTGACCAACTTTCGATTTTTTTGTTTGCCCAAACCAAACCCTAAGATATTGATACTGTCCCACATTGTTTGGCCAAAGTCAATTATAATCTTGAAATTTTGGCTAAAATATTGTTATAATAATTACAATGAAAATTCGTTGGCAAAAGTCTGCTTTAACCTTTTTAGGCCTAGCGTTAGTTCTAGGCAATTTTTTATTGACCACGCCGGTTCGGGCTGAATTACAGCTGGTGCGTTCGGCGGACTTTGGCACTATCTATTATATTGATAGCCGCGGCGTGCGCCACCCGTTTCCTAATGAAATTACTTATCGCAGTTGGTATGGTGCTGATTTTTCTAAAGTCGTCACGGTTGGCAACGAATTTTTAGCGAATTATCCGCTGGGCGAGAATATCACCATTAGACCGGGAACATATTTGGTAAAAATTAGAACCACCTCGCCGGTTTATGCTGTTGAGCAAGGCGGGGTGTTGCGAGAAATTCAAAACGAAAGTATTGCGGAAAGTATTTATGGCGCCGACTGGTCAAAGCGGGTGGTGGACGTACCCGACGTATTTTTTGAAAATTACCAAATTGGTCAACCAATTAAGCACGATTACACGATTCCCGAAAGCGTCTTATATTTTAATTCCGACCTAAAAAAATATTTCTATAAAAATGCAGGCTTACTCCGGGCGTTTGCCGACGACGAGGCGCTAGCAAAAAATTATTTTGATAAAAGTTTTGCAATTAGTGCCAACCGAACGTTTTATGAACGGGAAAAACCGATTCAGGGTTTTGATAAAAATGTTTTTGATCCGATTGCTTTGCCGATTGCGGACCGCCGTGACTGCGAAAACAAAAAATTAAAGGCCGCTGTTATTCTTTTGGCCGACGAAGAATATTCGTCCGACGAAGTGGCGAAGGTTCAACTGATTAAAAATGCGGCGAGTGAAAGGTATCACTGGGCCACGGACGGTTTTGGTGAAATTGATTTTGATTATCCAACCACCATTTTATTAGACGACGGCTATTTGATCCGCAAACGAAACGACGGCACCACGGAAGTCCGCAACGAAGCGATCAATACATTTTATGATAATAATCCGGATGAGTTTGATTTCATTTTTGTCTGGACTAATTTTAAAATCCCAACCGAAGACACTAACGAGATTGCGCATTTTGTGCCAGTGACAAATAAATGGGAGGGTATTAATAAAGGTTCGCTGGACCGCTCATCAATTTTTGGCAGCCAGGGCAAACTTAAAGGCGTGGTGATGATGGGCAATATTAATAAATATAATCCGGGCACCACGGAAGGTTTGGATGCCGCATTAAACGTGGTGTTGCACGAAATTTTGCATCAATGGTCGGCATACATTAATTTTGATGACGACGGCAAAAACAACAATGCGCTTCTGAGAAACGACGATTTTTTCCATTGGAGCATTTACGCCGGATTCATTTCGCCGCTTGGCGGCAGCGGCTGGATTGATAACGGCGACGGAACGTTTACTTCCGGCTTGACCAAATTGGCAAATACGAACCGCCGCGCATACAGCCAACTTGATTTGTATCTGATGGGGCTTGTTGATAAAAGATATGTAACGCCTATAATGTATTTAGAGCCACTGATTAAGGATGAGGTTGCTAATACCATTAAAGCTACGCCTCAGTATGTGACAATTGACCAGATTATCAAGGCTAATGGTCCGGTCAAGTGTAGTATTGATTAATTATATGGCAAACGAACATCAAAAAATTCAATCGCAAGCAGTTGCCTCTTTGGCCGAGCAGGTGCTTGAAATTTTTAAGAAAGTTTCCCCGGAAGTTTCGGCCGGCGATATCAATCTTGAATTTCCGCCGGACGCTACGCTGGGCGATTATTCAGTGCCATGTTTTATTTTGGCGAAAAAAATAAAAATGGCTCCGGCGGCTTTAGCCCAGCAAGCAGCGGAAGCCTTTGTGCCCACGCCGTTTATTAGTCAGGTGAAAGTCGCCGGGCCGTATTTTAATTTTTTTGTTAATCGGCAAAATTTCATGGCGGCGGTTTTTGCGGAAATTGGCAAAGCCAAAAGTGGTTATGGTGGCTCAAAAATTGGCAAAGGCCAAAAAGTAATGGTGGAATATTTTTCGCCAAACACCAATAAGCCATTGACGGTTGGACACGTTCGAAACATTTGTTTGGGTTCTACGATTGCTAATCTCTTTAGATTCAGCGGCTATAAAGTAATCACTACGACACTATATAATGATCGCGGCATTGCGATTGCCAAGGCAATGTTGGGATATCAAAAATGGGGCAAAAATAAAACGCCGAAATCAGCCAAGATGAAGCCGGATCATTTTGTCGGCAGTTTTTATGTTCGATTTTCACAAGAAGAAAAAACTAATGAGCAATTGAGCAAAGAAGCTTTGCGGATGTTGCAAGCATGGGAGAATGACGATAAAACCGCGCGCGAATTGTGGCAGAAGCTAATGACGTGGGTTTTGGAAGGTTTTAAGCAGACGATCAAGAAATTTGGCATTGAACGGTTTGACGAGGAGTATCACGAAAGCGAATTTTACGATAAAGGCAAGCAAGTAGTAGAAGACGGTTTGAAGAAGGGGGTGTTTGTTAAAAATCAGGAAGGGTTAGTGTATGCTGAATTGGAAAAGTTTAAGCTGCCAAACAAAATTGTGCTGCGGCCGGATGCCACCAGTCTATATATTACCCAAGATTTATACCTCGCCTATTTAAAGGATAAGCATAATGCCGACTCATCAATTTACGTGGTCGGTTCGGAGCAGGATTTATATTTTCAGCAGCTATTTAAAATTTTGGAGCTGCTTGGTTTTAAAAATGCTGAGCGGTATCATCATTTGTCGTATGGGATGATTCGTTTACCGGAAGGCAAAATCAAATCCCGCGAAGGCCTGGCGGAAGGAACTGGCGCAGATGACTTATTGGCTGAACTTGAATCATTGGCTAAAGAAGAAATTGTTAAGCGTTCGCCGGAATTGGATGAAAAAGAAATCGGCGCGCGCGCCGAACAAATTGCTTTAGGGGCGCTGAAATTTTATATTTTGGCGGTTGATCCGAAAACGACAATGATTTTTAATCCCAAACAGTCAATCGCTTTTACCGGAAAGACCGGACCGTATCTGCAGTATGTCTATGCCAGAATCAACAGCATTTTTGCCAAAGCACAGGTAAAGCCAAGCGCCAAAGTTGATGCCAAACTTTTGACTGAGCAAGTGGAGTTTGATTTGGTAAAGCTGTTGGCAAAATTCCCTGAAGTGGTTAGTCAGTCGGTTAAACGGTTTGATCCGTCTGAACTTTCAAGTTATCTTTTTGATCTGGCAAAAACTTTTAGTTTGTTTTACGAGCAGGTGCCGATTTTACAAGGCGATAAAAAGATTCAAAAAACTAGACTGCTTTTGATTAAAGATATTCAGTTGGTATTGGCAACGGGGTTGGGGCTTTTGGGAATCACCACGTTGGAAAAAATGTAAAAATTTTGATTTAGACTTTTTAGTAAAAAAATATTATACTAGAAAGCGGTATGGCCAAAAAGAAAATAAAAATTTTAGTGGTTGAAGATGAGGAATTTTTGTTGGAGCTCTACGAGATGAAATTACGCGAGTCGGGTTACGATGTTTTTATTGCCAGTAACGGCCAGGAAGGCTATGGTTTGGCGGAGCTAGAAAAGCCGGATTTAAT
Encoded proteins:
- the argS gene encoding arginine--tRNA ligase translates to MANEHQKIQSQAVASLAEQVLEIFKKVSPEVSAGDINLEFPPDATLGDYSVPCFILAKKIKMAPAALAQQAAEAFVPTPFISQVKVAGPYFNFFVNRQNFMAAVFAEIGKAKSGYGGSKIGKGQKVMVEYFSPNTNKPLTVGHVRNICLGSTIANLFRFSGYKVITTTLYNDRGIAIAKAMLGYQKWGKNKTPKSAKMKPDHFVGSFYVRFSQEEKTNEQLSKEALRMLQAWENDDKTARELWQKLMTWVLEGFKQTIKKFGIERFDEEYHESEFYDKGKQVVEDGLKKGVFVKNQEGLVYAELEKFKLPNKIVLRPDATSLYITQDLYLAYLKDKHNADSSIYVVGSEQDLYFQQLFKILELLGFKNAERYHHLSYGMIRLPEGKIKSREGLAEGTGADDLLAELESLAKEEIVKRSPELDEKEIGARAEQIALGALKFYILAVDPKTTMIFNPKQSIAFTGKTGPYLQYVYARINSIFAKAQVKPSAKVDAKLLTEQVEFDLVKLLAKFPEVVSQSVKRFDPSELSSYLFDLAKTFSLFYEQVPILQGDKKIQKTRLLLIKDIQLVLATGLGLLGITTLEKM